Below is a genomic region from Streptomyces roseoviridis.
CTCACCGGCCCGTTCGAGCAGGTGGAAGTGGGTGTGCGCATCTACGGAGATCACCAGGCCGGTGCGGGGCCCTTTGGCCAGCCAGTCCCGGAGCTGGTCCGCGAGTGCGAGGGCCTCGTGGAGGGGAAGATCGAGCCGCCCGTAGGGGCCGCGGCGCCCGCCGACCTGGGACATCGAGTCGCCGCCGAAACAGGCGTGGGCATCGTCCTCGTACTTTCCCCAGTAGGTGACATCGGCGAGCCCGTCGATCGACTCGCCGGACAGCCCGACGAACGAATCCAGGGCGAGGGCGTCCCCGAGGACCATGCCGCACCGATCCACCGGCAGGTCACCGAGAAGGACCGGCTCTCCGTCCGGACCGCCCGGCCAGGGCAGATGGAGATCGACCTCCAGGACAGTGACGACCGGTCCATCGTACGAATCCCACGTCATGGCACGGACCTGCAACGGCCGGTCGGCCGCAGCCGGCACCGCGACCGCCTCGCAGAACCACTCCTGGCTCGGGCCGTCCGCAGGCTCGTGGAGATGGCCGCCGCCCTGCTTGACCGCAGCCTTTGCACGGACGGACAGAGGGTCTCCATGCTCGGGCCACTGGTCGATCCAGCCGGCCATACCCAGGACCAGCACGCCGGACGGTGTCGTGACGACTCCCAGGTCGACAAAGGTCTCGCTCATCTGCTTATCCAACCAGGCTCGGTCGACCTCCGGTGCTACAGCGCCCCCCCCGCAAGCCGGTGAAGCCCAGTGTGGACCTGCACATCCAGAAGAGCGGCAGGCGCCGGCCGAAGGTCCGTTCGGTCGGCATGACCGAGGAGGGCGGCGCGGTCTGGGCGGAGGCGAAGAAGAGCACGGGCAAGCCGAAGCGGGCGAAAGTCAACAGGATCGCGATCGGCGGCACTGCGCACCCCGGCGCCGGGTCCCGGCACAAGACCGCCGGCCGGTATGTCCGGCAGCAAGAAGGTCCGCAGCTGCGCGGCGGGGAAGAACACCCGCCTCCTGACCTGCACGGCCTGGCACTCGAACGAACTCGCGCCCCGGGCCGCCCACCGCATGGGCAGCCGTTGGCCACCCGCTCACCTCCCGCTTCTCGTCCCGCCCGGTTCTGCTCGGCGGGGACGTGTCAGTCCTGGGTGCGCAGCCCCGCCAGGAGCCGGTCGAGTGCCTGCTCACCGGCCTGTGGGTCCCCGCCCCGTGCGATCCAGAGCGCGGCCTCGTTCATCGCTCCGGAGAGCAACCGGGCGAGGGGCTCCACGGGCTGATCGGTGATGATCCCGGCTGCGGCGAGCGCCGTCAGGGCTTCCGTGAGGTGCCGGGCGGAGGAATTGTCGTCCATGGCCCGCCACTCGTCCCAGCCCAGGACGGTTGGCGCGTCGACCAGCAGGATCTGCCGCACCGCCGGGTCGGTTCCCGCGGCGAGGAAGGCCCGGCAGCCGGCCCGGAGCTGCTCCCAGAGGTCCTCGTGCCGCTCGGCCGCGGTCGCGACGCGCTCGCCCAGTTCGTGCTGCACCTGGCAGACGACGGCCCGGAAGAGTCCGGCTTTGCTGTCGAAGTGGTGGTAGGCGGCGCCCTTGGTGACCCCGGCGGCCCGCGCCACCTCGGCCAGTACCACGTGGTGGTACCCGTCGGCGGCGAACCGCCGTCGGCCTTCGGCCAGCAGGGCATTTCGCGTGACCGCCCGCTGTTCCGCCCGGCTGACCGGCATCGAGTGCACCGCCCTTTCCGTCTTTTCGCGTACCGAAGGTATGCTAGCGCCTCCATTCGCATACTCGAGGTATGTGAAATGTGCTGGGGAGGACCCTGTCATGACGAACGAACCGACCATGCCCACCACGACCAGGCTCGGCGGGTTCTACCCGGTGCTCGCCACCCGGGACGTGGCGGCCTCCCGCGACTTCTACACCCGCCACCTCGGCTTCGAGGTGACCTTCGAGGCTGACTGGTATGTCAGCCTGCGCCGCCCCGACGCCCCGCAGTACGAGCTGGCCCTTCTCGATCACACCCACCCGACCGTCCCCGAAGGCCACCGGGCGGCTCTGCAGGGCGGCTTGCTGCTGAACTTCGAGGTGGACGACGTCGACTCCGAGCACCAGCGGCTCGTCGTCGAGGCCGGCCTGTCCGAGCTACTGCCCCTGCGTACGGAGGAGTTCGGCCAGCGCCACTTCATCCTCGCCGCCCCAGACGGTGTGCTGATCGACGTCATCACCGTCGTCCCGCCCAGCGAGGAGTACGCCGCCCAGTACTCCAGCGCCTGATGACCCGGGCCGCCCCGGGGGCCCGAGCGACTCGCGGCCCCCGGAGCTTCCCGGTGAGGCGGCAGGGCGACGACTTCACCGTGCTGACCACGGCGACGGCTTCCTTGTCCGGGCCCGTTCCTCCGGGTGAACTTGTCGATGTTCGGCACTCCTTGAGCCGCTCGTGCTGGTCTTGGAACCGGCTGATGATGCCGAAGACTTTCCATGGATCGCCGGTGGTGTGGCCTCGTCGGCGTGAGGGGCGGTCGCTTCGATCGGCGCGCGAATGACGGCTCCGTCAGTCCTGCGGCGTACACGGTTGGTCACTGAGCGCAAGATTCGGCTACTATGGGTGACGGGGCGTCGTGTCTGCGTGGTGCTGACTTCGCCTCCTCCCGCCCCTTCGCCCCCCTGCCCAGGGATGCGCCGCTGGCGCAGATTCCGGCATGCGGATCGACGCGAGGGCTGAACCCCGGACCGGCGCCCCGCGCCGTGCCCGCCCACTGAAACGGAAAGGCCTGCCTCATGCTCACAGGATTCGACGTCACCCGCGCCGACCAGGCGTCACGGCGACGGGTGAAGGACGGCATCGCGGTCACGATGCTGCGGGAAGGTCCCCAGGACGAGCTGTCGGCGATGATCATCGACTTCGAGCCCGGCGCGGTCTTCGGTGAGGAGCTCCACGCGACGCCGGAGATCCTCTTCGTCCTGGAGGGGGAGTTCCATGACGGTGAGCAGGTCCATCCGGCGGGGACGCTGATCACCGCGCGGTCGGGCAGCGTGCACTGGCCGCAGTCCGAGACCGGCTGCCGAGTCCTTGTGCTCTACCCCGACGGGGCGGCGAGCGAGTAGTCGCCCGCGCCGACCCCCGTAGCCGGCTCCGCGTCCTCCAGCATCCGCTTCGGGCCTCATCCGCAGCAGCACGGAGCCGGGAGGGGCGGTGCCTTCGCCCCTTCAGGACGGCGGCACGCGGCGTGGGATCTGGCAGATGGTCAGGCGAGGGCTTCATGCCGGCGCCGGACCGGGATGCCGTGCGACACGCCGGCTTCGGCGACACGGGCGTCGTGCGGACTCCCGAGATCGCCGTGCCGGATTCCGATCCAAGGGGCGTCCGGGCGGCCCGGCCTGCTCCCGCGCCTGCGCCGGTAGCCAGCAGACGCCGGAACACGACGGGCCGCGACGTCAGACCTGCTCGCCGCTGAGGAGACCGTGCTCGACGCGGCGAGGAAGACAGGCGTCGAACCCAGGCTTCGCCCGGGCTTCGGGTGTCGCACGACCCCTTCCCCTACCGGCAGGACGGCAGCGTCTTCCAGAACCGGGAAGAGAAGCGCCCGGCGAGCAGTCCGGCCACTACCGCGAGTTCGCGGTGACCAAGCCCGGCTCCGCGGTGTGACCGTACTTCGCGCTACGGTGGCCCGGCTCCGTGCCGGGCCAGGCGGCGTCAACTGAAGCGGAAGGGCACCCTCGTATGCGCACCGTCTACGTCGTCACTCATTCGCAGGCCACACATCACGTCGAAGACGTCGTCGGCGGATGGCACGATTCGCAACTGACGCCGACAGGCATCCGGGCGGCAGCCGCCATCGCCCGGGCTCTGCGGGACCGGATCCCGCAGGACGCCGGGGTGGAACTGTACGCGTCGGACCTGCGGCGCACCCGGCAGACGGCCGAGGCGGTCGCCGAACTGTTCGGCGTCGATCCGGTCCTGGACTCCCGGCTGCGGGAGAAGTCCTACGGAGTGGCCGGCGGCAGGCCACAGCAGTGGCTGGACCAGCGGTTCGTGGCCCCGCCCGCTGTCGGGGAGCGAATGGAGCACGACGAGGGCGTGCAGGGCGCCGAGACGAAAGCAGCGTGGGCGCGGCGCGTGTACGCGGCCATGGACGACATCCTCAAGCGCCCGTGCGCCCACCAGATCATCGTCACGCACGGCGGCTCCCTGACGTTCGTCGTCACCGCCTGGATCAGGATGCCGCTCGAGACGGTCGGCTACGCCAGCTTCCGGGCGCCATCGGGCAGCATCACCACGCTGCACGAGGACGACTTCTTCCACAACCGGCAGGTCATGAGCCTCGGGGACGCTCGCCACCTCGATCCCACGCCGCTCCGCCGACCGACCTGACAGAACGGTGGGCTGAGGCCGCGGGAGCGCCCGGCGACGTCGGAGGTGGTCGGACCGCCACCAGAAGCAGCCTCCACGCTTTTGTCGCACCGGCCGCGACCGGCCGCGGCACGACCAGCGGGATCGGTAAGGGCGTCCTCGGCCGCGGCGGCTCAGCGCAGCAGCGCTCCGCGCAGAGTGATGCCGTGCCGCGTGCGCAGACGCCGCAGTTCCCACAGAGCAACGACGGAGACGGACAGCGGGCCCCCGAAGGTGAACGCCATCCGTGCCACCAGCGGCACACCGTCGTAGGCGCCTCTGAACAGGTCGAACAGGGCGACTTCCCAGACGAGCAGCGTTGCGAGGAGCGGAGGTAGCGTCTCGTGCAGGTCTGCTGTGCGGAAGACGTGCACCAGCGACTGCGTGATGCCGTAGAAGGCGAAGGGCGCCAGCCACAGCAGAGAGGCGCCCAGGGCGAGCAGCAGCACGACCCGGCCGGGCGACGCCGTCCAGTTCGTCCCCTCGTGAACGTAGCCCAGTCCCGTGACCAGCCGCGGCGCGGCAATCGTGACGGTCAGCGCGAGCAGCGCCCCGGCGGGCTTGCCCGCGCGGCGCAGGAACAGACGCCGATGAGGCGGGCGTGCCGCCGCGATGAAAACGGCGACGGCCACGGGGAAGGTAACCGCGAGCACGATCAGAGTGGTGCGAATCTGGGCGAAGCGGTCGTCCACTACGGCGTCGGCGTCGGACGCCAGCCCGTAGGACACCAGCATCCACGTCACCGCGACCAGACCGACGACCGACCGCACCACCTGCACCCTCTTCACCACCGGATCATCCACGCGGTCGGGCCGGGACGGCGTGAACACCACACGCGCCACCGCGATCGGATTGAACAGCCGCCTCAAAGTCAGGCGGCGCGCCGGACCCGGTGGCCATGAGCCCGCCGGCGGTACGGTCCGCGCATCCGGTCCCGGTGCTCGTCCCGCTCCGTAGCCGTTCCACGGAGCGCCGCCCCCGCCATCGCTCACCTTCGTACCCTTCCTGTCGTCATATCCGGGTCATGAGGAGAATTCCAGATCCCCGCCGGCCAAGACACCCCCGCCCTCATGCGATTGCGCAGCGAGCGCGACCCCCGCGCTCGCTGCGGTTTCCTTCTGCGGGGGTCTCGAACGCGACACGCCCGAGCTTGTCGCCGACTGCCGCCGCCCTCGTGCGCCACGAGCACACGCCGCCAGGCCGTTCGGGGTTGGCCGGGCAGCAAGGCGCGATTGTCCGGCCGGCCCCGAGGCTCGCTTTCGCACGGCCTGGAGGTCCGGCACGGGTGCGGTGGATCAGTTGGTGTTCAGGTGTCGGCGTACTCGTCCATGTGCAGAGCTGCGTACGGATGAACGTGCAGAGCTGCGTACGGATGAACGTGCAGAGCAAGGAGCCCCTGCGTGCGGTGACGGATTGCGAGGACTTTCCCACCTGGAGCGAGCCGACCAGGTCGTTGCCACGGTGCCTGGTGGAGGGCGGCGGGTGCACTGGAGGGACGAGGGACCAGGGGGGACGCCTCTGACGGAACAGGTGCTGGCCTGGCTCATCACGTCGCAGGGGCGGGCGACGGCCGTCACGGTCGATGCCCAGGGGCATGTCGAGGACGCTGATGGTGCCGAGGCCTTCATCCCGCCGGGCGAGGATCCGGCGTCCTGATCGCAGCTGGTCAGGCCACGTCGTTCTCTCGCTCGATGGCCTGGAGACGGTTCTTCAGCCGATGGCTGGGGCCGTTGATGGACATCACTTCGCAGTGGTGGAGAAGCCGGTCGGGGTGGCGGTGGCGAGGACCTCGGCGCCGAAGACCTGGCCCCATTCGCTGAAGGTCTTGTTCGAGGTCAGGATGTACTCCGGCCCGTGACCGGCCGTTCGTCGACCGGCGCGGAGGCGCGGCGGGTCCGTCGGCTGCGAAGTACTTGCTGACCGTCCGCCAGTTCAGGCCCGTCTCCTTAGCGACCTCGGTCAGGGCTCATCGTTCCGGACTCGACCACGCCGCGAAAGCGCCGTAGCTCCAGCCAGCGCTGCGGATCCAGGACCGCGGCCACCCCATCTCTGCGACCTCGCCCAACAAGCAGCAGAGTGCCGAACCCTGAACCTCAGCACCTCACCGAACCCTGCACGTTCATCCGTACGCGGCCCTGCACGTTCACGTGCACGCCGACAGCGGCTGCGGCCCACCGCGGGATCGAGCCGCCTGAGGGCCCGGAGCCGCCTGGTCGCTGATGATTGGGAGATGGCTGAGGGCACGGCTGACGCGCCCAGGGGAGGACGGCCTTCCCGCGCTGGCCGCGTCCCGCCGGCGCACGATGGACGAGCTTCGCCGAGACCGACCGCTACCGGCCGCGGTGGCGGGTGATCACCCCCGAGCAGCTTGAGTCGCTGGTCGGCGGTCCGGTCGAGACTCGACCGCGGCGCCGGCTACGTGCCACGCCCCCGGGAGCCGTAACCGCAGATGGTGTTCGAGGCGTACGCGGTCGTCCGCCTCGCTCGCCCGGAGCCGTTGTGGCGTCCAGGATCCGGGCTGGGGTCTGAAGGATTGTGGCTGGGGCGCTGTGCCTGGGGCACGACACGGTAGTCGGCCTGTAAGTCCTCAGCACCCCGCCTGGGCCACGACGGGCGGGATGTGGGCCTCCGCCCGGGTGTCTGGCACACCGCGGACTCGTTGTCGGGGCATGCTCACCGACTTCACTCACGCCGGCCTCGACACGTCGCGCCGCCTGGTCCTGCGCGCGCGTAGCGCCTTGGACCCGGGGGACCGGGACACGGCCCGGGCCCGGCTCCACCACCGAGTAGTCGGCTGGAGCGACGTCACGGATGAGCAGCATGCCCCGAGGTGTCAGATCCTGCCGCAGTCGTAGGTGAGGTCCAGTCCGAGCAACTCGCCGCCTTCGCCGCTGTTCCAGCCCGTGATCTTCACGTTGAACCGGGTCCGCGGGATGGCCCGCTTCACGGTGCGGGTGTACGTCAGCGTCACCGGTCCGGGCGCGATGGTCTCCCCGGCGCCCAGACCCTCCACGGTCAGCGAACCCGCCCGGATGAGTTCATACAGGTCGAGCCTCTCCTGGTGCAGCTTCATCTGTCCTGTCTTGACGGTGACGTCAAAGCTGGCGCCCTCCGTGATCGGGGCCTGGGCCACACCCCTGATCACTATCTTCACCTCCGCGCCGGGTTCCGGCGCTTCGGGACTGAACTCGATCTTCTCGACAACCAGTACACCCGCGTCCTCAGCAAGGAGGTCTTCACACAACAGAGTCGTCATGGGTCGCACGGTAGAGAAAGGTGAGAAGGCCCAGCAGGGAACTGGCCGGGTTTCACCCCATCGGAGGAGCTGTGGCGTGGGCTCGGGGGAGACCGGTTTCTCCGCCCTGAGGAACACCGGGACAGCGGTCAACGCCAAGCCCGTGCTCATGGTCGGAACGGGGGCTCAGGGCGTGGCCGGGGGGCCAGAGGATGTTCCTGCTCGCCAGCAGCCCGGCATACGGGGGCGGCCATACGGCGCAGGCCAGGAGGGATTCGTCCTCCGGGTGCGCGAACACACCCAGAAGGAATGGGCAGGACACACCGTGAGAGGGCGGGATCACGACGGTGCCTTCCTGCCGAACGCGGTGGCTGGTGTGGGCGCCGGGCTAGGCGCAGTCGGGGAGTGGAAGGCCTGGAAGTGAGTGGGCGGGTGGTCGAGCGGCACGTCCGGTTTCCAGGCGGTCAGGCTCTGGGCACCCGGTACGAACAGCGGGCCAGGGCAGCGCGCCCAGGGGCAGAACCGCCAGGGTCCGATGGTGTGGGTGGGGGTGTTGGTGTGTTGGGTGCCGGGTGGTCCGGCGGGGGGAGTTGGCGGTTCGACGGGTGTGGTCCGTGCGCAGGATGGCCGGCCGGGTCGGCCTGGCCGGGTGCGGGCCATCTCCGCCAGCGGCAGGGCCGCGGCCACGGCATTGGTCGCGCTCGGGCGCAGCACGGCGGCCAGGATGGAGAGGGTGGCGACATCGACGGCGATGGTCAGCTCGGGCCGGGCCAGGTGCCCGTCGTCGAAGAGGGCCAGAACATCCAGGCGGGTGGTGTCGATCTGGACCTGCTCGCCGGCCGCAGCGCGGTGGCGGCGCACCGGCTCGCGGACGGCTA
It encodes:
- a CDS encoding TetR/AcrR family transcriptional regulator, translating into MPVSRAEQRAVTRNALLAEGRRRFAADGYHHVVLAEVARAAGVTKGAAYHHFDSKAGLFRAVVCQVQHELGERVATAAERHEDLWEQLRAGCRAFLAAGTDPAVRQILLVDAPTVLGWDEWRAMDDNSSARHLTEALTALAAAGIITDQPVEPLARLLSGAMNEAALWIARGGDPQAGEQALDRLLAGLRTQD
- a CDS encoding VOC family protein encodes the protein MTNEPTMPTTTRLGGFYPVLATRDVAASRDFYTRHLGFEVTFEADWYVSLRRPDAPQYELALLDHTHPTVPEGHRAALQGGLLLNFEVDDVDSEHQRLVVEAGLSELLPLRTEEFGQRHFILAAPDGVLIDVITVVPPSEEYAAQYSSA
- a CDS encoding cupin domain-containing protein — protein: MLTGFDVTRADQASRRRVKDGIAVTMLREGPQDELSAMIIDFEPGAVFGEELHATPEILFVLEGEFHDGEQVHPAGTLITARSGSVHWPQSETGCRVLVLYPDGAASE
- a CDS encoding histidine phosphatase family protein, whose translation is MRTVYVVTHSQATHHVEDVVGGWHDSQLTPTGIRAAAAIARALRDRIPQDAGVELYASDLRRTRQTAEAVAELFGVDPVLDSRLREKSYGVAGGRPQQWLDQRFVAPPAVGERMEHDEGVQGAETKAAWARRVYAAMDDILKRPCAHQIIVTHGGSLTFVVTAWIRMPLETVGYASFRAPSGSITTLHEDDFFHNRQVMSLGDARHLDPTPLRRPT
- a CDS encoding ML domain-containing protein — its product is MTTLLCEDLLAEDAGVLVVEKIEFSPEAPEPGAEVKIVIRGVAQAPITEGASFDVTVKTGQMKLHQERLDLYELIRAGSLTVEGLGAGETIAPGPVTLTYTRTVKRAIPRTRFNVKITGWNSGEGGELLGLDLTYDCGRI